A stretch of DNA from Archaeoglobaceae archaeon:
TGGTATCGAATAACCTTTTGGTTTCTCGAAAAGCAGAGCTTTGCCACCAGATTTGACAACTCTATCAGTAACTTCAGTAATTTCAAGCTCTGGACTTACCTCAACCTTTATTCTGGCCAGTTCATTAGAGGATTCAAGCTTTTCAATGAATTCTCTGAGATCACGGTAAGGCATGAAATACTTGAAGCATTTAAAAATATATCTATATTCTTTTACGCTCAGCAAAATTCTTAATCCATTAAACAGGCTCATTTCATGGAGAATGTTGAGGTTCTACTTGAAGCACTCCCATTCATAAAGGAGTTCTATGGACAGACAATGGTGTTCAAAATCGGGGGGCATGCAATGGTAAACGACGAAGTTCTCGAGGAGATCGTCAAGGATATCCTTCTTCTATATTTTACAGGTATAAAGCCGGTTGTGGTTCATGGCGGCGGCCCCGAGATCTCTGAAAAAATGGAAAGACTTGGATTGAAACCCAAATTCGTTGAGGGGCTTAGAGTAACAGACAGGGAGACCATGGAAGTTGTAGAAATGGTTTTAGATGGAAAAATAAACTCAAGAATTGTTTCTATGTTCATAAAAAATGGAGGAAAGGCAGTTGGTTTGAGCGGAAAAGATGGTCTGCTGATTGTTGCAGAAAAGAAACTTCTAAAGCTAAAAAAAGGAATGGAAGAAACTATGGTGGATCTTGGATTTGTTGGTGAAACAAAACTTGTCAATCCCGGCATTCTTAGACTTTTACTCGATAACGGATTTATTCCAGTTGTATCTCCAGTTTCTGCTGATCTCGAAGGCAATGTCTACAACCTGAATGCAGACAGTGTCGCAGGAGATATTGCAAGTGCATTAAGGGCGAAAAAGTTAATAATGCTAACCGATGTTCCAGGAATTTTACGAGATGTAAACGATAAAAATTCCCTAATCTCAAGAATAAAGCTTTCAGAACTCGAGCAACTCTACGAAAAGGGAGTTCTAAAAGGCGGTATGTTGCCCAAGTTCGATGCAATTGCGAAGGCTTTGCGTGGTGGTGTTGAAAAAGTTCATGTAATAGACGGCTCAAAGAAACATGCAATTCTCTTGGAGCTCTTCACAAAAGAGGGCATAGGAACTATGGTGGAATTATGAAAATTGGAGCACAGCCTGACGTTAGACACAACCCTAAGGAAGCTTTCGAGTTCGTTACAAACAATGGTTTTGAGCACATCGAAATACTCATGGATCATCCTTTTTTCTCCCCCGACGCTTTAAGCTATAACGAGCTGATTGAGCTTAAATGGAGTTATGATGTCGACCTTCTCATTCATTTACCAACCACTACGACGAATTTTATATCTACGAGTGAAGTCATGCGTAAGGCGAGTTATGCGGAAATGCAGAGAGTTCTCCACATCGCTGATCGGTGTGGTGCGGAAGTGGTAACATTTCACATAGGCTGGAATCCTGGCTTTATAAATAACGGTGACTTTTATTTTCCGCAAGCAATATATGACAAACACAATGAGAGGGTTTTGCTTAAAGAATTGAAGCCCTTTCTAAGAAGAACTGAGGTTAAATTAGCCCTTGAAAACACAATTGGGATCAGCGGTGGTATTGAGAGGGCATTAAGGGAGATATTAAATGATACGGAGCTTTTTTTAACGCTCGATATCGGTCACTATTTGCTCCAGCAATGTAATATATTTCTTGAACATTTCGACAGAGTGATAAATATCCATCTCCATGACAACAACGGCCAAAAAGACGAGCATTTAGCTCTTGGAAAAGGAAAAGTTGATCTAAGTTTGTTACCTCTTAAAGATTATGGTGGGTATCTTACGATCGAGACCCGGGAAGAGAACTCCATCATAGAGACAAGAGACTATTTATTCCGGTATCTTAAGGAGAATCTATGATAGCTCGCGAGCTTGAATTTGAGGGGCATTTGATAGATTCGATGATCTTTCCAAAGGCACTGGATCTAATTCTCGATCTTGAAGGTGAATTTGAAATTATAGAATTCAAGGTTGGGAAAAGAAAACAAGACTACAGCTACGCAAGGATAATTGTTTTTGGAAAAGACGAAGAACATCTCGGGTTAATCCTTAAGGAGTTGCATAAGATTGGAGCAAGAATTCCGGATGCTGAGGAGATTGAGTTGGCTGAAGCACCGGGAGATAGGATTTTGCCAGATAACTTCTACGTCACTACAAACAATCTTACCTTTGTTCATTATAAGGGCAAATGGCTTAAAGTTGAAGGAATTGCCATGGACAGAGTAATCGTAATCAAAGACGGAAGAGCTCTATGCGTTCCAATCAGCGAAGTCAGAAAAGGAGATCTTGTTGTTATTGGGGAAAAAGGGGTTAGAGTGATCCCACCAGAGAGACCGAGAAAATCTACATATTTTGAGTTTATGGGGGGCAAAGTATCTACTGAAAGACCAACAGAAAAGATGATTGAAGCTATTGCAGCAGAAATTCTTGAGTTAAAGAGACGCGATGGGAAGATGGCTGTCGTAGCCGGGCCTGCGGTAGATCACACTGCAGCAAGAGATGCATTGGCTGGAATGATTCGAGACGGTTTTGTAGATTTGCTTCTCTCCGGAAATGCTCTGGCTGTTCATGATATCGAAGTTTCGATTTTTGGCACTTCTTTGGGTATGGATATTAAAACCGGTAAACCCGTGCCAGGTGGGAACAGACATCATCTCTACGCGATCAGCAAAGTAATTGCTGCTGGGGGCATAAAGCAAGCGGTGGAGAAAGGAATCATAAAAGATGGAATTATGTTCGAATGTGTTCGCAATAATGTTCCTTTCATTCTTGCGGGATCAATAAGGGATGATGGTCCCCTGCCAGAAGTTATAACTGACGTAATGGTAGCAAAGGCAGAAATGAAGAAAGCTTTAGAAGGTATAGACATGGTTTTGATGCTTGCTACAACATTACATAGTATTGCAGTAGGGAATCTTCTCCCTTCATGGGTTAAAACCATCTGTGTTGATTCTAATCCCGCGACGGTGATGAAGTTAATGGATCGCGGAACCCATCAGGCCATTGGGGTTGTTACAGATGTAGGGTTGTTCTTGCCCACCCTTTACCACAAGCTTAAAGAGCTTAGCAGTCAAGAAA
This window harbors:
- the argB gene encoding acetylglutamate kinase, which produces MENVEVLLEALPFIKEFYGQTMVFKIGGHAMVNDEVLEEIVKDILLLYFTGIKPVVVHGGGPEISEKMERLGLKPKFVEGLRVTDRETMEVVEMVLDGKINSRIVSMFIKNGGKAVGLSGKDGLLIVAEKKLLKLKKGMEETMVDLGFVGETKLVNPGILRLLLDNGFIPVVSPVSADLEGNVYNLNADSVAGDIASALRAKKLIMLTDVPGILRDVNDKNSLISRIKLSELEQLYEKGVLKGGMLPKFDAIAKALRGGVEKVHVIDGSKKHAILLELFTKEGIGTMVEL
- a CDS encoding TIGR00300 family protein is translated as MIARELEFEGHLIDSMIFPKALDLILDLEGEFEIIEFKVGKRKQDYSYARIIVFGKDEEHLGLILKELHKIGARIPDAEEIELAEAPGDRILPDNFYVTTNNLTFVHYKGKWLKVEGIAMDRVIVIKDGRALCVPISEVRKGDLVVIGEKGVRVIPPERPRKSTYFEFMGGKVSTERPTEKMIEAIAAEILELKRRDGKMAVVAGPAVDHTAARDALAGMIRDGFVDLLLSGNALAVHDIEVSIFGTSLGMDIKTGKPVPGGNRHHLYAISKVIAAGGIKQAVEKGIIKDGIMFECVRNNVPFILAGSIRDDGPLPEVITDVMVAKAEMKKALEGIDMVLMLATTLHSIAVGNLLPSWVKTICVDSNPATVMKLMDRGTHQAIGVVTDVGLFLPTLYHKLKELSSQERTK
- a CDS encoding sugar phosphate isomerase/epimerase, which produces MKIGAQPDVRHNPKEAFEFVTNNGFEHIEILMDHPFFSPDALSYNELIELKWSYDVDLLIHLPTTTTNFISTSEVMRKASYAEMQRVLHIADRCGAEVVTFHIGWNPGFINNGDFYFPQAIYDKHNERVLLKELKPFLRRTEVKLALENTIGISGGIERALREILNDTELFLTLDIGHYLLQQCNIFLEHFDRVINIHLHDNNGQKDEHLALGKGKVDLSLLPLKDYGGYLTIETREENSIIETRDYLFRYLKENL